In Candidatus Thermoplasmatota archaeon, the genomic stretch GGCGCGCTCGCCCGACTCCTCCACCACGCGCATGAGCTCAAGGGCGCGCAATCGCGCGGCGTCGCGCTCGCGGTCGCGGCGCCCGGCGCGGAGTCCGCCGCGCGCGCGTCCCTCGGCGACGTGGCCCGCCTCGCCGACCTCTCGTCGGAGGAGCCCCCCGCAAGCGCGGGCGTTTCCGTCCTCGTCGTCGACGAGACAAGCGCCCTCCTCGTGCACGCGGTGCCCGACGACCCCAAGTTCTACCAGGGCGAGGACGTGGCGGTGTGGACCGACGACACCGCGCTCGCGCGCACGCTCGAGACCCTCGCGACCCGGGGCGAGAGGCCGCAGGGCGCCCAGGACGGCGACTACGTGAAGCTCGCCTCCGACGCGCTCGCAAGCGCGAGGGGCCCCGTCGCGGTGCTCGTCCCCGACGCGGACGGTCCCGTCCCGGCGCTCCCCGCGGGCTCGCGCGTGCTCCAGCGGCGCGCCGCGGAAGCGCCCGAGGGCGTCGAGGTCCGCGCCGTCCCCGCGGAGGCGCGCGACGACCTCGGACTGCTCCTCGTTCCCGGCCGCGCGCTCGTGGACCTCGGCGGGAAGGCCGTGCTCGACCTCGAAGGCCCGGGCGCGGACTTCGCGCGCCTCGCCTTCGACGCCTTCTGGGCCGCCGCATCTCCGGTCCCGCCTGCGACCGCGCGCCTCGAGCGCGAGGCCCGCGAAGGCGCCGACCCCGCCCGCGTGCTTCTCGCCCTCGCGGTGGAGACGCTCGCGCACGGACCCGACGGCGCGCGCCGCCTCGACGGGCTTGCCGCCGAGGGGCGCCGCCTCCTCGGGGACGGGCGAGACCCGGCCCGCTCGGCGCGCCTCGCCCGGGCCCTCGCCGCGGACGTGGAGGCGACGGAGGACGGCTTCCGCGCGACCCCCGCCCTCGTCGCGCGCGCGCCCGCGTGGGCCGCGTTCGTGGACGCGCTCCTCGCCGGAACCCCCGCGACGAAGGCCGACCCCGCGCGCTGAGAAGGCAGCCCAAAAGGCCCAAATAGCAAGGGTCCATTCTCGCCCCCAGGTCCCTCCCGCAGGGGTGGCCGAGCGGCTAGGCGCCAGACTGCAGATCTGGTTTTACAGGAGTTCAAATCTCCTCCCCTGCTCTCGTTCGCGCGGCGTCACGCTCAAGCGGCCGCGACGGTTCTCTCCCGCATGGCCCTCTGGCGCGTGCGCTTCGCGTTCCCCGACGGAACGCACCGCGAGCAGGTTTTCGCGGCCGGCAACCGCGACGCGGCGCGCGAGCGCGCGAAGGCCGCGGCCGAAAAACTGGGGGCGCGGCTCGAGGGCGAACCCGTCGTCGCGGACCCCTCGCGCGGGTCGCTATGATCAGTCGCTCTTCTTCGTCGACCAGCCGCGCGGATACGTCCCGGGGTCCATCACGACGCGGTCCGTCTTGACCGCGATGCCGGAGTCGCCCTTGACGATGTCGCCCGCGTCGCGCTGCGCGGGCCCGACGCTCACGAGCTCGCCCTTGAGCGTGAAGACTGCCGCGAGCTCGTTGCGCTTGAGCGTCTCCTCGACGGCGACGACGCCCGGAACCGCGAGGCTCGCGCCGTGGCAGAGCGCGTCGACGGCCGAATCGCGGGCGACGACGCGCGGGAGGTGCGCGACGAGGTCCTCGACGGGGCGCACGTGGCGGCGGAGCCACGTCTCGTCGCCGGACTCCTTGTGGAACTCGAAGGCGTCGCGCAGGTCGTGGAGCGTGACGGAGGTGTGCTCGCGGAAGGCGCCCGTCTTCACGCGGCGCAGGTCGCGCATGTGCGCGGTGGTCCCGAGCACGAGGCCGACGTCGTGGCAGAGCTTCCGGATGTACGTGCCCGCCTCGCACGAGACCCAGTAGAGCGCGCGGCGGTCCTCCGCCTCCATGACCTTGAGGTCGTAGATGGTGCGCACGCGGAGCTGCTTCTTCACGGCGCTCTTGAGGGGCGGCGTCTGGTAGATGGGCCCCCGGAATTCGAGGAGGCCCTTCTTCAGCCTCTCCGCGCCGACAGGCTCGTGGGTCTCCATGACGCACACGTACTCCTTCGGCGCTTCGAGCAGGACGCGGATGACGCGCGTCGCGTCCGAGAGCGCGACGGGGAGCACGCCCGTGACGTTGGGGTCGAGCGTGCCGCCGTGGCCCGCCTTCGCGAGCCCGAGGGCGAGCTTGAGCCACGCGACGACCTGGTGCGACGTGGGGCCGGCGGGCTTGTCGAGGTTCACGGCGCCGAGGCGCAGGTGCTCCTCGATCGAGCGCGCGTGCGGGGCCTTCCCGTGCGCGGGATCGGTCTCGGCCTTCGCGCGCTCGAGCATGCGGCGCTCGGTCGGCGCGGCGGGCGGGGCTTGCACGCGGCGTCAATCCCCCGGCCGGCGATAAGGCTTTGGAGCCCCGTCAGCGCGCCTTCGGGAGGGCCGCGACGACCCGGTCCGCGATCTCGTCGGGCGTGAGGTCCGCGGTGTCGATGACGAGGTCGTAGTGCGCCGGGTCCGCGGGATCCATCCCGTAGAGCGTGCGGTAGCGCAGCGACTCCGACGTCTCGCGCTCGCGGTTCTCGGCGAGGACCGCCTCGACGTCCGACTTGTTCTCGCGCTGCGCGACGCGGCGGGCGCGGACCTCCTCGGGGGCGACGAGGAGCACGCGCACGGCCCGCGCGCCCGAAAGGCGCGCGTGCCAGACGCTCATGCGACCCTCGAGCACGACGTGGCCCTTCCGCGCGACCTCGATCATGCGGTAGTCGAGCTCGTGATCGACCTCGGGATGCTTCTCGCTGTAGTGGTTGAACTGCACCACGTCCATGCCGCGCTCGCGCGCCATGTCCCGGAAGATCTGGCCCGCGTACACGTGCGGGACGCCCAATCGCTTCGCGAGCAGCTTGCAGAGCGTGGTCGTGCCCGTGCCGGGGCCGCCCGCGACGGTGATGAGGGGAAGGTTGTCGCTCGCGGCGGCGCTCATGCCGCCCCCTTCCCGGCGGGGACGCCGTCCTGGTCAAGGTCCACGTGGCGGAACTCCCAGAGCTTGAGCGCGCGCATCGTGAGCGTGCCGAACGGGATCGAGAAGAGCGAGTAGAGGAGGACCCAGTGCGGGAGGATCCACCACGACCCGTGCGTCGCGACGTCGCCGGGGCAGTCGCGCGGGCCAAGGAGCATCCACTGGTCGTTCCACGGCATCTGGATCGGGATGCCGCACTGCGCGAGCTGATCGACCGGCGCCGTGGGGAAGGTGAGCAGGTAGTGGCCGAGCCACGCGAAGATGGGAATCACGACGAGCATGGTGAAAGCCATGGGCTTCATCGTCTGTCCCTGCATCTCCATCTGGTGCTGCATGAGCTCCGGCTGCTGCTCCGTGAGCTTCTTCATGCGGTACGAGTTGTTCGACTTGCGCGCCTCGCTGAACTCCTTCTGGAACGCGCGCATGATCTCCTGCGTTCGCGCCATCTTCACCCAGTCGGTGAAGAAGTGGCGGATCACGGTCGTCGTGACGACCATGATGATGGACGCGCCGAAGATGGTGAGCACCGGCGCTTCGCGCCCGAACCCGATGATGGGCTCGAGGACGAACCCGACGTACCGGCCGATCTGGGCCGAAAGCTCGGGGTTGAACAGGATGAGGAAGACCGCGCCGAACGTGATGAGCAGGAGGAAGGTGGAGCCCATCGACTTCGGGGCGGGGGGCGCGACGGGGGCTTTCGAGGCCATGTGCGCACCTACGCGATGGAGCGGATGACCGCGTCGCGCGTCTCGTCGACCTTGCCCTCGTGGTTGTGGATGGTGTGGACCGTGGCGCCCGTGAGGGTCGCGACGCCCATCGCGGCCATCCGGTTGATGAGCTGGTGCTCCGCGATCGCCGCGACCGAATCCTCGTCCCGCTTGCGGGTCGCGTCGTTCGTGCGCCGCTTCGCGATCTCCTCCGGCGTCGCCTCGACGAGGATGATCTGCTTGGGGTTGAGCTGCTGGACGACCCAGGCCGGAAGGCCAGGGAGGTACCCGCGGGGGGTCTTGATCGTGCAGTGCGTGTCCACGATGACGTCGCCCATCGCGGCGATGGCCTCGGCGGCCTTCACCTGGATGTCCCGCTGCACGGCCGGGTCCAGCCGGCGCATCTCGTCGCGGTCCTTCACGAGGCCGCGGGCGACGGCGACGTTAAACATCTCCGTGCCGTACACGACGACCTTGTAGCCCTTGTGCTTCCGGGCGGCCTCGATGACGGTGCTCTTCCCCACGCCGGGGACACCCGTGATGACGACGACTCCCATGGCCGGACCGCTCCTATCGGGGCTTCGCAAGCGGGGGACCCTCTATAAGGGTTTGCGCGCGACGAAGCGGGGGAGAGCTCCGCGCGCGACCCACCAAGTCGAGGAGGGCGCGACCCGCCCTCGCCTGGAGGGGGCGACCCCGCGACCGCGCGGCCGGGCGGGGCCACCTTTTATGCCCTGTCACGCCGCCTCACGGCCATGCGCACGAGCCGGCCCGTGATCGCGCTCCTCGCCTTCGCCCTCGTCCTGCCCCTCGCGGCCTACGCCGCGCCCGCGGTCGTGGAAGGCGCGCGCCTCGCGCTTGCGCCCGCGCGGGTCGGCGCCCCCGACCCCCTCGAATGGCCCGCGGGCGTCGTCTCCGGCGGCGCCGAGCCCACGATCGTCGCCGACAAGTTCGGGAAGTACCTCTGGATCGGCGACACCTCCGGCATCCGCCGCAGCGCCAACAACGGCTCCTCTTGGACGTTCCTCCGCCCGTTCGACCATGCCTCCGTGTTCGGCGACGGCTGGACGATCGCGCAGGACGACGCGGGCACCCTGTACGTCGCGACCACGCGCGGTCCCAACCTCATCT encodes the following:
- a CDS encoding helix-turn-helix domain-containing protein: MPINAERLAMLTTLGLTEYQGRAYLALLDLGEAPAKDVASLSRVPKSKIYAALDGLHEKGLAAILPEHPKRYRAEPIEGFLSSLRANLRDRLSTLARDEGSLVQEFRPQGGVALAERGGFTVLKGRRNVTARIVEMIGAAERSIRFAGSAGALARLLHHAHELKGAQSRGVALAVAAPGAESAARASLGDVARLADLSSEEPPASAGVSVLVVDETSALLVHAVPDDPKFYQGEDVAVWTDDTALARTLETLATRGERPQGAQDGDYVKLASDALASARGPVAVLVPDADGPVPALPAGSRVLQRRAAEAPEGVEVRAVPAEARDDLGLLLVPGRALVDLGGKAVLDLEGPGADFARLAFDAFWAAASPVPPATARLEREAREGADPARVLLALAVETLAHGPDGARRLDGLAAEGRRLLGDGRDPARSARLARALAADVEATEDGFRATPALVARAPAWAAFVDALLAGTPATKADPAR
- a CDS encoding RNA-guided pseudouridylation complex pseudouridine synthase subunit Cbf5, which encodes MQAPPAAPTERRMLERAKAETDPAHGKAPHARSIEEHLRLGAVNLDKPAGPTSHQVVAWLKLALGLAKAGHGGTLDPNVTGVLPVALSDATRVIRVLLEAPKEYVCVMETHEPVGAERLKKGLLEFRGPIYQTPPLKSAVKKQLRVRTIYDLKVMEAEDRRALYWVSCEAGTYIRKLCHDVGLVLGTTAHMRDLRRVKTGAFREHTSVTLHDLRDAFEFHKESGDETWLRRHVRPVEDLVAHLPRVVARDSAVDALCHGASLAVPGVVAVEETLKRNELAAVFTLKGELVSVGPAQRDAGDIVKGDSGIAVKTDRVVMDPGTYPRGWSTKKSD
- a CDS encoding cytidylate kinase family protein — protein: MSAAASDNLPLITVAGGPGTGTTTLCKLLAKRLGVPHVYAGQIFRDMARERGMDVVQFNHYSEKHPEVDHELDYRMIEVARKGHVVLEGRMSVWHARLSGARAVRVLLVAPEEVRARRVAQRENKSDVEAVLAENRERETSESLRYRTLYGMDPADPAHYDLVIDTADLTPDEIADRVVAALPKAR
- a CDS encoding EMC3/TMCO1 family protein — encoded protein: MASKAPVAPPAPKSMGSTFLLLITFGAVFLILFNPELSAQIGRYVGFVLEPIIGFGREAPVLTIFGASIIMVVTTTVIRHFFTDWVKMARTQEIMRAFQKEFSEARKSNNSYRMKKLTEQQPELMQHQMEMQGQTMKPMAFTMLVVIPIFAWLGHYLLTFPTAPVDQLAQCGIPIQMPWNDQWMLLGPRDCPGDVATHGSWWILPHWVLLYSLFSIPFGTLTMRALKLWEFRHVDLDQDGVPAGKGAA
- a CDS encoding adenylate kinase, whose amino-acid sequence is MGVVVITGVPGVGKSTVIEAARKHKGYKVVVYGTEMFNVAVARGLVKDRDEMRRLDPAVQRDIQVKAAEAIAAMGDVIVDTHCTIKTPRGYLPGLPAWVVQQLNPKQIILVEATPEEIAKRRTNDATRKRDEDSVAAIAEHQLINRMAAMGVATLTGATVHTIHNHEGKVDETRDAVIRSIA